The following coding sequences are from one Microbacterium sp. SSM24 window:
- a CDS encoding SpaH/EbpB family LPXTG-anchored major pilin gives MKTENPGRRNWRAGVMASAAAVLLAFGAAAPASAAPLVDPDEVGSITVHKLEAPETPTGLPNNGTQVDTTGLDPLAGVEFRVRQVTGVDLSTNTGWVDASDLADVFDAADPDGSITGAGYALGAGESLLTDAAGEAVFSNLPVGLYLVEETSFPAGVTPSAPFLITVPLTDPENRDTWLYDVHVYPKNALTTATKTVEDADAVRLGDEVTFTITADIPNADPIDGYRIVDVLDQKLDYVAAAVTLADGTAVAEGTDYTITHDPASRTVTVDFTAAGRAILAANNSTRVVVDIITTVNTIGEISNQALVYPNAASFDIDPGEPGGPTITPEVETRWGNVTVEKVGADSTPLTGAVFQVFTTAADAAAQTNPVSIGGVTEFEVTDADGTLTIEGLRYSDFANGATVAHGDAGYLQYYLVEVQAPDGYELLAEPIEFVVTAGTTDCVPGVGNPGGCQHTIDLTVTNVPHNGGFELPFTGGAGTGLLYLVGFGLLAGGVVFLVARRRSNA, from the coding sequence ATGAAGACAGAGAATCCTGGGCGGCGCAACTGGCGCGCCGGGGTGATGGCGAGCGCCGCAGCAGTGCTCCTGGCGTTCGGCGCCGCGGCACCGGCATCCGCTGCGCCATTGGTCGACCCTGATGAGGTCGGATCGATCACCGTCCACAAGCTGGAGGCGCCGGAAACGCCGACCGGTCTGCCGAACAACGGCACGCAGGTCGACACGACCGGACTCGATCCGCTCGCAGGCGTCGAGTTCCGGGTGCGACAGGTCACCGGAGTCGACCTGTCGACGAACACCGGGTGGGTGGACGCCTCGGACCTGGCGGATGTCTTCGACGCCGCCGATCCCGATGGATCGATCACCGGGGCCGGTTACGCGCTCGGCGCCGGAGAGTCGCTGCTCACCGATGCCGCCGGCGAGGCAGTGTTCTCGAACCTGCCCGTCGGCCTCTACCTGGTGGAGGAGACGAGCTTCCCGGCCGGCGTGACGCCGTCGGCGCCGTTCCTCATCACCGTCCCGCTGACCGACCCGGAGAATCGCGACACGTGGTTGTATGACGTGCACGTCTACCCGAAGAACGCCCTCACGACCGCGACAAAGACCGTCGAGGACGCGGATGCGGTCAGGCTCGGGGACGAGGTGACCTTCACGATCACGGCTGACATTCCGAACGCCGATCCCATCGACGGCTATCGGATCGTCGACGTGCTCGACCAGAAGCTGGACTATGTCGCCGCAGCGGTGACGCTGGCTGACGGGACCGCTGTCGCCGAGGGCACCGACTACACGATCACCCACGATCCTGCCTCCCGCACGGTGACGGTCGACTTCACGGCGGCCGGACGAGCGATCCTGGCGGCGAACAACTCCACCCGCGTCGTCGTCGACATCATCACGACGGTCAACACGATCGGCGAGATCTCGAACCAGGCGCTCGTGTACCCGAACGCTGCGAGCTTCGACATCGACCCGGGGGAGCCGGGTGGGCCTACGATCACTCCCGAGGTGGAGACCCGCTGGGGGAACGTGACGGTCGAGAAGGTGGGCGCGGACAGCACCCCGCTGACGGGCGCCGTGTTCCAGGTGTTCACCACGGCGGCGGATGCGGCGGCGCAGACCAACCCGGTCTCGATCGGCGGTGTGACGGAGTTCGAGGTCACCGATGCCGACGGCACCCTCACCATCGAGGGTCTGCGGTACAGCGACTTCGCCAACGGCGCCACCGTCGCCCACGGCGACGCCGGCTACCTGCAGTACTACCTCGTCGAGGTGCAGGCACCGGATGGGTACGAGCTGCTCGCAGAGCCCATCGAGTTCGTCGTGACCGCGGGGACGACGGACTGCGTGCCCGGAGTCGGAAACCCCGGTGGCTGCCAGCACACGATCGACCTGACCGTGACGAACGTGCCGCACAACGGCGGGTTCGAGCTCCCGTTCACCGGTGGTGCCGGAACGGGTCTGCTGTACCTGGTCGGCTTCGGTCTCCTTGCCGGTGGAGTCGTGTTCCTCGTCGCAAGGCGTCGTAGCAACGCTTGA
- a CDS encoding DUF6923 family protein, translating into MLTIAAIAAALVLAPFGTSSPAAAAPGDAFDPTAARVFVTQDVPSRLYTAVQGNGSITLQPDGAAAAIGYNAVGFNSADNYLYGIRRDTGFRTVLVRIGQGGVVTSLGSVTGLPAPPGSDIYNQGTFGSDATADTLYVRGSQSPSGQMWAVNVTTRVATLVTLSASVPNLSDLVWKDGYLWGLNTNDVMYRINPTTGQVSSWATGLGFGGTFGAQWVYGNGNLGLAENTSGTVYQVAITNPTGATPTFSRVSATTGPASANNDGASTPGVDVDLGIVKSGPAFYTPGSAIAYTLTVTNHGPGASSGSQVTDALPTGVTSASTPTPGCAIAAGVLRCALAGLAVGATQTITINATVTSATSGALTNAARVVGNERDPNPANDQSTTTAQTRPAACVAVPVWTNTADGLQQYDPTTFQLISSVPVEREYGDIAWSSNGSVLYAVDYDGGTSQAPVLRTIDPATGDALTAVPITGPILTQGTVPGFGTGLWSLNALTAIDENTLLVGSYSSRAIFRLDVRTGVTTLWTQFPSQISAAGDFTVLPDGDILAFGVRPLDGNLSDSRVFRIHTNGTLTQIGTVPAMWGGAQSGGYFYMAAPAGRINRIALATLPTTNVGALSYTTVLSGGPQFWGASAVQDAGECVGLTITKTPTPAVITGPGELITYEFVVKNIADVRVEAIDVTDVQHAPASPLLSGPTCPQTALEPHTSMTCTATYIATVADVDHGRIDDTASASGTTVDGRDVISNEATATVIAEPILTWSLAKTAAVAGVVLEDGAMVDPGDVLTYTVTITSDATVDIDGVTIVDDLTAVLDDAAFVAGSATLTVGAGSPVVVPEPVGGELTAGPFTLPAGATATVTYRITVADDAWSRTLTNTVTGTAGEPGDPIEPEPCTDECTTAQVTPTPVQIQKVGEASTGAVVPMDGSAWAIWDAATGGTALVGSVPSAISGGSAVTGLFRDVSLPAGSYWLEETRALDGFALLSHRVPFTIGADGAVSLGADVSANVTLVQLDGVTTIRVKDVPALDLPEAGGPGRAGLYALGLILLLSGVASGVLILARQRRSADAAREPRA; encoded by the coding sequence GTGCTCACCATCGCTGCCATCGCGGCAGCCCTCGTTCTCGCCCCGTTCGGCACCTCGTCGCCGGCAGCGGCCGCCCCGGGGGACGCTTTCGATCCGACGGCTGCGCGCGTCTTCGTCACCCAGGACGTACCCAGTCGTCTGTACACCGCTGTCCAGGGAAACGGATCGATCACGCTGCAGCCCGATGGCGCCGCCGCAGCGATCGGGTACAACGCGGTCGGGTTCAACTCGGCGGACAACTACCTCTACGGGATCCGCCGCGACACCGGTTTCCGGACCGTACTCGTGAGGATCGGGCAGGGCGGAGTGGTCACGAGCCTCGGGAGCGTGACGGGACTTCCCGCGCCGCCCGGGTCCGACATCTACAACCAGGGCACGTTCGGCTCCGACGCCACCGCCGACACGCTGTACGTGCGCGGCTCGCAGTCGCCCTCGGGTCAGATGTGGGCCGTGAACGTCACGACGCGGGTGGCCACCCTGGTCACGCTCTCGGCATCCGTCCCGAACCTCTCGGACCTCGTGTGGAAGGACGGCTACCTGTGGGGACTGAACACCAATGACGTGATGTATCGGATCAACCCGACGACCGGCCAGGTCTCATCCTGGGCCACGGGACTCGGGTTCGGCGGCACCTTCGGCGCGCAGTGGGTCTACGGGAACGGCAACCTCGGACTCGCCGAGAACACCTCGGGAACGGTCTACCAGGTCGCGATCACCAACCCGACCGGTGCGACGCCGACGTTCTCGCGCGTCTCGGCGACGACCGGTCCCGCGTCCGCCAACAACGACGGCGCGTCGACGCCGGGCGTCGACGTCGACCTCGGGATCGTCAAGTCCGGACCCGCTTTCTACACGCCCGGCTCCGCCATCGCGTACACCCTCACGGTTACCAACCATGGTCCTGGCGCCTCGTCGGGAAGCCAGGTGACCGACGCCCTTCCGACCGGGGTCACGAGCGCGTCGACCCCGACGCCCGGATGTGCGATCGCGGCAGGGGTGCTGCGCTGCGCGCTCGCGGGCTTGGCCGTCGGCGCGACCCAGACCATCACGATCAACGCAACGGTGACCTCCGCCACGTCCGGCGCGCTGACGAACGCCGCGCGCGTCGTCGGCAACGAGCGCGACCCGAACCCCGCGAACGACCAGAGCACGACGACGGCTCAGACCCGCCCCGCCGCGTGTGTCGCCGTCCCGGTGTGGACGAACACCGCCGACGGTCTTCAGCAGTACGACCCCACGACATTCCAGCTGATCTCGTCCGTTCCTGTGGAGCGGGAGTACGGCGATATCGCCTGGAGCAGCAACGGAAGCGTGCTGTACGCGGTCGACTACGACGGCGGCACCAGTCAGGCGCCGGTCCTTCGCACCATCGACCCCGCTACCGGCGACGCCCTCACGGCTGTTCCCATCACGGGCCCGATTCTGACCCAGGGCACCGTCCCCGGGTTCGGCACCGGGCTGTGGAGCCTCAACGCGCTGACGGCGATCGATGAGAACACTCTGCTCGTCGGCTCCTACTCCTCGAGGGCGATCTTCCGCCTCGACGTGCGCACCGGCGTCACAACGCTGTGGACGCAGTTTCCCAGTCAGATCAGCGCCGCCGGTGACTTCACCGTTCTTCCCGACGGAGACATCCTCGCCTTCGGTGTCCGCCCGCTCGATGGCAACCTCTCGGACTCGCGAGTCTTCCGCATCCACACGAACGGCACGCTGACCCAGATCGGCACCGTGCCGGCCATGTGGGGTGGAGCGCAATCCGGCGGCTACTTCTACATGGCCGCGCCCGCGGGCCGGATCAACCGCATCGCGCTCGCCACGCTTCCCACCACGAATGTCGGAGCGCTCTCGTACACCACCGTCCTCTCCGGCGGACCTCAGTTCTGGGGCGCGAGCGCCGTGCAGGATGCCGGTGAGTGCGTCGGACTGACCATCACCAAGACTCCGACACCCGCGGTGATCACCGGTCCGGGTGAACTGATCACGTATGAGTTCGTCGTGAAGAACATCGCGGACGTGCGCGTGGAAGCCATCGACGTCACCGATGTGCAGCACGCACCGGCCAGTCCATTGCTCTCGGGCCCGACCTGCCCGCAGACGGCCCTCGAGCCGCACACGAGCATGACCTGCACGGCCACCTACATCGCAACCGTCGCCGACGTCGACCACGGCCGCATCGACGACACCGCTTCGGCCTCCGGCACGACCGTGGACGGGCGCGACGTCATCTCGAACGAGGCGACGGCGACCGTGATCGCCGAGCCGATCCTCACGTGGTCGCTGGCGAAGACCGCCGCGGTGGCCGGGGTCGTCCTCGAGGACGGCGCGATGGTCGATCCGGGCGACGTCCTCACGTACACGGTGACGATCACGAGCGACGCAACCGTCGACATCGACGGGGTCACCATCGTCGACGACCTGACCGCGGTGCTCGACGACGCCGCCTTCGTGGCAGGGTCGGCGACGCTCACCGTCGGTGCGGGTTCACCGGTCGTCGTCCCCGAGCCGGTCGGCGGCGAGCTGACCGCGGGTCCGTTCACACTCCCGGCCGGCGCGACCGCCACTGTCACGTATCGCATCACCGTCGCGGATGACGCCTGGTCGCGGACGCTCACGAACACCGTCACGGGGACGGCAGGCGAGCCTGGCGATCCGATCGAACCGGAACCCTGCACCGACGAGTGCACGACCGCGCAGGTCACACCGACACCGGTGCAGATCCAGAAGGTGGGGGAGGCGTCGACGGGCGCGGTCGTCCCGATGGACGGCTCGGCATGGGCGATCTGGGATGCCGCGACCGGCGGCACGGCACTCGTCGGCTCGGTGCCGTCGGCCATCTCGGGCGGTTCGGCCGTCACGGGCCTGTTCCGTGACGTGTCGCTGCCGGCGGGGTCCTACTGGCTCGAGGAGACACGCGCCCTCGATGGCTTCGCGCTGCTCTCCCACCGCGTGCCGTTCACCATCGGTGCCGACGGCGCTGTGAGCCTCGGAGCGGATGTATCCGCCAACGTGACGCTCGTCCAACTCGACGGAGTCACGACGATTCGCGTGAAGGACGTCCCCGCTCTCGATCTGCCCGAAGCGGGCGGTCCCGGCCGGGCCGGGCTGTACGCCCTCGGTCTGATCCTGCTCCTCTCCGGAGTCGCCTCCGGAGTCCTCATCCTCGCGCGACAGCGGCGATCCGCAGACGCCGCGCGTGAGCCTCGGGCGTAG
- the rsfS gene encoding ribosome silencing factor: MTASAQSHDMLQIAAIAADAKGGEELVALDVSEPLPLVDVFLLVTGRSERNVAAIADEVEDRLLEAGHKRLRREGRKEARWVLLDFGDLVVHVFHEEERMYYGLERLWKDCPVVPIEIPARTAAE; this comes from the coding sequence ATGACGGCATCCGCTCAGTCCCACGACATGCTGCAGATCGCGGCGATCGCCGCCGACGCCAAGGGCGGCGAGGAGCTTGTGGCGCTCGATGTCTCGGAGCCGCTCCCGCTCGTCGACGTGTTCCTGCTCGTGACCGGGCGCAGCGAGCGCAACGTCGCCGCCATCGCCGACGAGGTCGAGGACCGGCTTCTCGAAGCCGGGCACAAGCGACTGCGCCGGGAGGGTCGCAAGGAGGCCCGCTGGGTCCTGCTCGACTTCGGTGACCTGGTCGTGCACGTGTTCCACGAAGAGGAGCGCATGTACTACGGACTCGAGCGCCTGTGGAAGGACTGCCCGGTCGTCCCGATCGAGATCCCCGCGCGCACTGCGGCGGAGTGA
- the nadD gene encoding nicotinate-nucleotide adenylyltransferase, giving the protein MSVTGAPRVGVMGGTFDPIHHGHLVAASEVAQWFDLDEVVFVPTGEPWQKDGVSLSEHRYLMTVIATASNPRFTVSRVDIDRSGPTYTIDTLRDLKAERPDAELYFITGADAIAQILSWRDHDELWDLAHFVAVSRPGHVLSTDGLPSEDVSQLEIPALAISSTDCRDRVGQGHPVWYLVPDGVVQYIAKHHLYRSKE; this is encoded by the coding sequence ACGGGAGCCCCGAGAGTCGGGGTCATGGGTGGGACGTTCGATCCCATCCATCACGGCCACCTCGTCGCCGCCAGTGAGGTCGCGCAATGGTTCGACCTCGACGAGGTCGTCTTCGTCCCGACGGGGGAGCCCTGGCAGAAGGACGGCGTCTCGCTGAGCGAGCACCGCTATCTCATGACCGTGATCGCGACGGCATCCAATCCCCGATTCACCGTCAGCCGTGTCGACATCGATCGCTCGGGACCCACCTATACGATCGACACACTGCGCGATCTGAAGGCCGAGCGGCCCGACGCCGAGCTGTACTTCATCACCGGTGCCGACGCGATAGCGCAAATTCTCAGTTGGAGGGACCATGATGAGTTGTGGGACCTCGCGCACTTCGTCGCGGTATCCCGTCCCGGCCACGTGCTCAGCACCGATGGACTGCCCAGTGAAGACGTGAGTCAGCTCGAGATCCCTGCTCTCGCCATCTCGTCGACAGACTGCCGGGACCGGGTAGGTCAAGGACACCCGGTGTGGTACCTCGTGCCCGACGGGGTCGTCCAATACATTGCGAAGCATCATCTCTACCGGAGCAAGGAATGA